A region from the Poecilia reticulata strain Guanapo linkage group LG12, Guppy_female_1.0+MT, whole genome shotgun sequence genome encodes:
- the ppp6c gene encoding serine/threonine-protein phosphatase 6 catalytic subunit: MCFLFLFQFYDLCELFRTGGQVPDTNYVFMGDFVDRGYYSLETFTYLLALKAKWPDRITLLRGNHESRQITQVYGFYDECQTKYGNANAWRYCTKVFDMLTVAALIDEQILCVHGGLSPDIKTLDQIRTIERNQEIPHKGAFCDLVWSDPEDVDTWAISPRGAGWLFGSKVTNEFVHINNLKLICRAHQLVHEGYKFMFDEKLVTVWSAPNYCYRCGNIASIMVFKDVSRREPKLFRAVPDSERVIPPRTTTPYFL, encoded by the exons atgtgtttcctgtttctgttccaGTTTTATGACCTGTGTGAGCTGTTCAGGACCGGAGGTCAAGTTCCAGACACAAACTACGTCTTCATG GGGGACTTTGTGGACCGGGGGTATTACAGTCTGGAAACGTTCACCTACCTGCTGGCTCTGAAGGCCAAGTGGCCCGATCGCATCACGCTGCTGAGAGGAAACCATGAGAGCAGACAGATCACACAGGTCTACGGGTTCTACG ATGAATGTCAGACCAAGTATGGGAATGCCAACGCCTGGCGGTACTGCACCAAGGTGTTCGACATGCTGACGGTGGCCGCT TTGATAGATGAGCAGATCCTCTGCGTCCACGGCGGACTTTCGCCCGACATCAAGACTCTGGACCAGATCCGGACCATCGAGCGGAACCAGGAGATTCCCCACAAGGGGGCGTTCTGCGACCTGGTGTGGTCCGACCCGGAGGACGTGGACACCTGGGCCATCAGCCCGCGCGGCGCTGGCTGGCTGTTCGGCTCCAAGGTCACCAACGAG TTCGTTCACATCAACAACCTGAAGCTGATCTGCCGCGCTCACCAGCTGGTCCACGAGGGCTACAAGTTCATGTTCGACGAGAAGCTGGTGACGGTTTGGTCGGCGCCCAACTACTGCTACCGCTGCGGGAACATCGCCTCCATCATGGTCTTCAAGGACGTCAGCCGGCGGGAGCCCAAGCTGTTCCGCGCCGTGCCGGACTCTGAGCGCGTCATTCCTCCCCGGACAACCACGCCCTACTTCCTGTAG